One window of the Trifolium pratense cultivar HEN17-A07 linkage group LG2, ARS_RC_1.1, whole genome shotgun sequence genome contains the following:
- the LOC123904850 gene encoding pentatricopeptide repeat-containing protein At1g12300, mitochondrial-like, with translation MYTFNILVDAFCKEGKVKEVNNVFAMIIRKGVKPDVITYSSLMDGYCLVKEMNKANRTFNTKAQCGVTPNVQSYSIMINGCCKVKMVDEALNLIEEMCCRNIIPNVVTYSSLIDGLGKLGRISHALKLVDEMHDRGLPPDIFTYNSIFDALCKSHHVEKAMALLTKVKDEGIQPNMKTYTILIHGLCNLGRVEDARNVFEDLLVKGYILD, from the coding sequence ATGTATACGTTTAATATATTGGTAGATGCTTTTTGTAAGGAAGGAAAAGTGAAAGAAGTTAACAATGTGTTTGCTATGATAATCAGAAAAGGTGTTAAACCTGATGTTATTACTTATAGCTCGTTAATGGATGGATATTGCTTAGTTAAAGAAATGAACAAGGCCAACCGTACATTCAACACCAAGGCACAATGTGGAGTGACTCCAAATGTTCAGAGCTATAGTATTATGATTAATGGATGTTGTAAGGTTAAAATGGTGGATGAAGCCTTAAATCTCATCGAAGAAATGTGTTGTAGAAACATAATTCCTAATGTGGTAACATACAGTTCCCTTATTGATGGTTTGGGCAAATTAGGGAGAATCTCACATGCTTTGAAGCTTGTCGATGAGATGCACGATAGAGGTCTACCACCTGATATATTTACTTACAATTCAATATTTGATGCTTTATGCAAAAGCCATCATGTTGAAAAGGCAATGGCATTATTAACAAAAGTTAAGGACGAGGGTATTCAACCAAATATGAAGACGTATACTATTCTTATTCACGGATTGTGTAACTTAGGAAGAGTAGAGGATGCGAGAAATGTTTTTGAAGATCTTTTGGTCAAAGGCTACATTCTAGACTAG
- the LOC123907065 gene encoding putative cysteine-rich receptor-like protein kinase 23 encodes MAYSKILFFSIIVRFLTFATIMAQDSSFFLNKFCSPDLTKSNSNFHDNLIKLLSSLSSKAISNTEFYNPIIGTNPSDSIYGMFMCRGDVDSQLCHECIGNATQHLSSECSLSKQASIWYNECTVRYSNDSFFSVVDMMPGFYMCNTVNFSNTKSFTPFLFSTMNLIADEAASDKKKFATNERILKKQTVYCLAQCTSDLSSKVCGTCLRSAIKQLQIHCDGKLGGRFLYPSCNVRYELYPFYRSINVPSPNELAPQTKDSISKQDSRFLEDPFYLSYNCSSNHNTITSKNFNLLLSYLVSNATAGKLYHRVIMDEIVYGLFMCRGDLPSRLCVQCVTNAKDRIFSMCLSSSEGIIWYSHCLLRYSSQYFFPNIAETSPMYRDINITNHFISDQNLFTSTLSNQLSELANATGNSDERYMINSLKLNDIQTLYTLEQCTPYLSPQECISCLNDMISTQIPWSFLGSVGGRIIYPNCNMRFELFQFYIESDEARSSRNPSKEAGELFAQIGFILFL; translated from the exons aaattttgctCCCCTGACCTTACCAAATCCAACAGCAACTTCCATGACAATCTCATCAAACTACTCTCTTCATTATCATCAAAAGCCATAAGCAACACTGAATTCTACAACCCTATTATTGGTACAAATCCCTCAGATTCTATCTATGGAATGTTCATGTGTAGGGGTGATGTGGATTCTCAACTTTGTCATGAATGCATAGGTAATGCAACCCAACATCTATCCTCAGAGTGTTCTTTGTCCAAACAAGCTTCGATTTGGTACAACGAGTGCACGGTTCGATACTCTAACGATTCATTCTTTTCGGTCGTTGATATGATGCCTGGTTTTTACATGTGCAATACCGTGAATTTCTCAAACACAAAAAGCTTCACGCCTTTCTTGTTTTCGACCATGAATCTAATTGCCGATGAAGCAGCTAGTGACAAGAAGAAATTTGCAACAAATGAACGA ATATTGAAAAAACAAAC tgttTATTGTCTAGCTCAGTGCACGTCAGACTTATCGTCGAAAGTTTGTGGAACCTGTCTGCGTAGTGCTATCAAACAACTTCAAATTCATTGTGATGGAAAACTAGGTGGGAGATTTCTTTATCCTAGTTGTAATGTTAGGTATGAACTATATCCTTTTTATAGGTCTATTAATGTTCCTTCACCAAATGAGCTTGCTCCTCAAACAAAAGATTCGATTTCGAAACAAGATTCAAGATTTTTAGAAGATCCATTTTATCTTTCCTATAATTGCTCTAGTAACCACAATACAATCActtcaaaaaatttcaacttaCTTCTCTCTTATCTGGTGTCCAATGCCACCGCCGGAAAACTATATCATAGAGTTATAATGGACGAAATTGTGTACGGACTCTTCATGTGTCGAGGTGACCTCCCTTCTCGCCTTTGTGTTCAATGCGTAACAAACGCAAAAGATCGAATATTCTCCATGTGTCTTTCATCCTCAGAGGGTATAATTTGGTATAGCCATTGCTTGCTTCGCTATTCAAGTCAATATTTTTTCCCTAACATCGCCGAAACTAGTCCTATGTACCGCGATATAAACATCACCAATCATTTCATCTCGGACCAAAACTTGTTCACTAGTACATTATCGAATCAGTTATCTGAACTTGCGAATGCGACGGGGAATAGTGATGAAAGATATATgataaattcattaaaattgaATGATATACAAACCTTATATACTCTTGAACAATGTACACCATATTTGTCTCCTCAGGAATGCATTTCTTGTCTAAATGATATGATAAGTACACAAATTCCATGGTCATTCTTGGGAAGTGTTGGTGGAAGAATTATATATCCTAACTGTAATATGAGATTTGAATTGTTCCAATTTTACATCGAGAGCGATGAAGCTCGGTCGTCTAGGAATCCATCAAAAGAAGCAGGTGAACTCTTTGCTCAAATaggatttattttatttttataa